The genomic DNA GCCGGCGGCGCAGATCGTGCCGTAGCCCACCGCGTTGCCCTCCAGACGTGCCCGGCGGAAGAAGGTGCCCTCCAGCCACCGCTCCGACGAGGCGACGGCCCGGGACAACTCGCCCACGACGTCGGTGAAGCCGCGCACCGTGGAGTCCACCGCCGCGCGCAGCTCCCCGAGTTCCCAGGCGTCCTTGACCAGGCGCAGGTCGCTCAGCGCGTCCTCCAGCTCGGCGTCGCGCTCCTCGTCGGTGGTGACGGCCGCCTCCAGGGCGGGGTCGACCCCGCGCACGACCCGGGTCCGCACATCGCTGACGGCGGCCAGGTCGGCGGCCGCGGTGCGCACGTCGCGGCACGGCAGGCCGAGCACTCGCTCCGACTCGGCCAGCGAGCGGCGCCGCCCGGTCCACAGTTCGGCGTGGGCGCCGGTCCAGAACTCGTCGTCGTCGCGGCCGTCCCGGGGCAGTTGGTAGCAGTAGGCGTCGTGGCCGCCCTCCGCGCGGGGTTCGAGCACGAGGGCTCCGTCCCGGGCCTGGTCTCCGGTCATGTGCACGTAGCCGGAGTACGGCCGGAAGGGGTAGGTGTCGTCGTTCGAGCGGACCTTGAGGTTGCCCGAGGGGACCACCAGCCGTTCGCCGGGGAACCGCGCGGAGAGCGCGGCACGGCGGAGGGCCGCGTACGGGGCCTGTTCGGCGGGCGGGAGGTCGTGCCGCTCCGTGTCCGCCCAGCCCGTGCGCATCAGGGCGGACAGCTCCGCAGAAAGCGTGGGGTACAGGCTGTTCTTCCGACGGTTCGCCACGTCGTGCACCTTCTTTCGCTGGTTCTTCCGCCGGTTCTTCCGCTGGGCTGCCACGGGGTCGGCGTGCGGGTCCGGGCCGGACCGTATCGCGTCGTGGCGCGCTCGGGGTCTCAGTAGTGCCAGTGGCACCGATCCGCCACATCGGGACCGGTCGGGCCGACAATCGCCTCATGGCGAACGAGAAACTCGGCGAGTCCCTCCGCGTACTGGGGCTCGACCCCACGGCCGGCCGGCTCTACCTGGCCCTGCTGGAGCTGTCCCCCGCCCCGCTGGAGGCGATCGGCGCGGCGACCGGCCTGAGCGGCGCCCGGCTCTCCGCCGCGTACGCCACGCTGGCGGACACCGGACTGGCCAGTGCCGCGGCCGGCGACGCCGACGTCGTGGCCCCGGTACCGCCCGCGGCGGGCCTGGAGGTGCTCGCGCGGCACCGGGCGGCCGAGCTGGAGGAGTCGCGCATCGCCGTCGGGGGTGCGTTCGAGTCGTTCCGTCGTCGGCGCCTCGCCGCCTACAACGACGGCCTCGTCGAGGTTGTCACCGGGGAGGACGTCGGTCCGCGGATGCGCCACGCGTGGGCCAGTGCCCGGGAGCAGATCCGGCAGTTCGAGTCCCCGCCCTACGTCCACCTGGCGGGCGCGACGGACGACGCGCTCGCGACGCTGGCCCGCGGGGTGACCCAGCGTGTCGTCTACGCGCGCGAGGCACTGGAGCGGCCCGGGCAGCTGGAGAACGTCATCGAACCCTGTGTCGAGGCGGGTGAGCAGGCCAGGGTGCTGCCGTCGGTACCGGTCAAGCTGCTGATCATCGACGAGGCGTTCGCGCTGGTGTCGTTGTCGATCAAGGACGCCGACGTGCACAACACCATGCTGGTGGTGCAGCCCTGCGGTCTGCTCTCCGCGCTGGCGGCCCTGTTCGAGCAGACCTGGCGCGACGCGGTCCCGCTGCACGGTCTCGCCGCCCGCCCCGCCGGACTCCCGCCGGCCGACCGCCGCCTGCTGCGGCTTCTGGCCGGCGGTGCGACCGACGAGCTGGCCGCCCGCGAGCTGGGCATCAGCCGGCGCACGCTGTTCCGGCGTCTCCAGGTCCTCATGGCCCGCCTCGGCGCCGCGAACCGCTTCCAGCTGGCCCTGCAGGCCCAGCGCGCGGGCTGGCTGTGAACCCGCCCCGACGGCTGCGTACTCATGACGGAGAGGGTCGGCGGGCGCGCTGCCGCCGACGCCGGTGACCGTGAGGGGGACTCGACGACGGCCCTTTCGCGTCGGCCACGCCTCCCGGGGTGGGGATCGGTCGGCGAGGGACGGCTGCCGGCCTTGAACAACAAGCGCCGCGGGGCCGTACCTCTCGGCAGATCATCACGCATCCACCCCCGGAAGGGACCCAGCATGACCAGCGCATCGTTTCATCCCGCAGCGGGACCGGCCCGTCGTACCGTCGTGGCGGCGGCGGGGGCGGCGGGACTCACCGCCGTGCTGGCCGCCTGCGGAGGCTCGGACGACGACGCGTCCGGCGACACCGGCGGCGCTCCCTCCGGCAGCCCTTCCCAGGAGGCGGGCGGCGGCGGTTCGGGCGGCGGCGAGAACGCGGGCGCCGGGGCCGCCCTCGCGGCGACGGCCGACATCCCCGAGGGCGGCGGGAAGGTCTTTCCCGACCAGAAGGTGGTGGTGACCCAGCCCGCGGCGGGCGACTTCAAGGCGTTCTCCGCCACCTGCACCCATCAGGGCTGCGCCGTGAAGAGCGTGGCCGACGGTCTCATCAACTGCCCCTGCCACAACAGCAGCTTCTCGATCACCGACGGCAGCGTGCAGGGCGGCCCCGCGCCCAAGCCGCTGCCCGCCGTGCAGATCACGGTCAGCGGGGACTCGATCCGGCTGGCCGGATGACCGTGACGCAGCGCCGGGGGCGCCGGATCATGATGACCCCCGGCGAGCTGGAGGCGTTCCTCACCACCCAGCGCACCTGCCGGGTCGCCACCGTCTCGGCCGACGGTGCCCCGCACGTGAGCACGCTGTGGTTCGTCTGGGACGGTGCCTCGATGTGGCTGTACTCGGTCGTGCGCAGCCGGCGCTGGACGGACCTGCGGCGCGATCCGCGGGTGGCGATCGTCGTCGACACCGGCGAGGAGTACGACGAGTTGCGGGGCGTGGAGCTGTCCGGCCGGGTGGCGTTCGTGGGCGAGGCGCCTCGCACCGGTGAGCTGTGCGCCGAACTCGACTTCCCGGAGACGCTGTTCGCCCGCAAGAACTTCGGCCTCCAGGAGATGCCGCACGACGGCAGGCACGCCTGGCTGCGGCTGACGCCGGAGACGGTCGTCTCCTGGGACTTCCGCAAGCTGGCGCCGGTGTAGCCGGGCGCCCGCCCGAGCGGCGTCCGGATGGCCCGGCGCCGCCCGAGTGGGCCCGCCCGCCCCATCGCGCGCCCGCCCGGTCTCACCCCGCCTCACCCACCTCCCGCGCCGTCGCCCGCAGGGCGTCCACCGCCGCCCGGATCGACGGGCGGCGGTCGGCGTCCGCGCGCCAGACGACGTACACGTGGCGGCGCACCCGCTGCTTCAGCGGCACGGTGACGACCGAGGCGGGCATCGGATGGCGTCCGAGCAGGGGTGCGATGCACACGCCGAGTCCGGCGGCGACCAGCCCGAGCTGGGTGTGGGTCTCGGCTGCGCGATGGCCGACGATCGGCTCGATGCCCTTGGAGCGCAGCGTGAACATCAGCCACTCGTGGCAGAACTCGCCCTCGCCCCACGTGATCCATTCGTCCTCGGCGAACTCGGCGAGGTCCACCTCGTCCCGGCCGGCCAGCCGGTGGCCGACGGGCAGGGCGACATCGGCCGGGTCGTCCAGGAGCGGCGCCTTGACGAGTCCGTCGGGCAGCGGCATCGGCTTGTTGTACCAGTCGAGGACGACGGCCAGGTCCAGGTCGCCGCGCACCACGCCGTTGATACCGCGCTCCGGCTCCAGCTCCGAGGAGCGGATGCGCAGGGCGGGGTGCTCGGCGCGCAGGGCGGCCAGCGCGGCGGGGAAGAGTCCGCGGGCGGCCGTGGGGAACGCCGACAGCCTCAGTTCGCCCGCCACCTGGCCGCGCTGCGCCTCCAGGTCGGCCTGGGCCAGCTCGACCTGGGAGAGGATGCGGGCCGCGTGCTCGGCGAGCAGCCGGCCGGCGTCCGTGAGGCGTACGCCCCGCCCGTTCTTGGCGAGGAGCCGCTGACCGGCCTCCCGCTCCAGCTTGGCCATCTGCTGGGAGACCGCCGAGGTGGTGATGTGCAGGCCGGCCGCGGCGCCGCTGACCGATCCGTGCCGGGCGAGGGCGTCGAGGGTCCGCAGGCGCTCCAGGTTCAACATGTAAGCGATACTACGAGATATTCGGTGCGAATTCTCGATTGTGCTACGAGGATGACTGCCTCATCGTTGCCTGCATGAGCTGCGTCCCGTCCCCCTCCGCCCCCTCCCCGGCCCGCCGCGTCCTCGACTGGCGGCTGCGCTTCGGGCTCCTCTCCCTCGTCTGGGGTTTCAGCTTCCTCTTCATGAAGGTGGGCACCGAGAGTTTCGCCCCGTTCCAGGTCACGCTCGGGCGGCTGGTGTTCGGCACGGCGGTGGTCGCCGCGGCGATGGCGGTGAAGCGGGAGCGGCTCCCGCGCGGGACGTGGACGTGGGTGCACCTGACGGTCGCCGGCTTCCTCCTCAACGCCCTGCCGTTCTCGCTGTTCGCCTTCTCGGAGCTGACCATCCCGTCGTCCCTCGCGGGCATCTGCAACGCGACCTCGCCGCTGTGGGGCATGGCCCTGTCGCTGGTCGCGCTGTCCGAGGACCGGCCGACGCGTCGCCGGGTGGCCGGCCTCGGCATCGGCTTCCTCGGCGTCCTGACCGTGCTGGGCGTCTGGCAGGGCTTCCACGGCCTCGACGTCACGGGCACGGCGCTGGCCCTGCTGGCCTCGCTCAGCTATCCGGTCGGCTGGATCTACGTCCGCCGCACCCTGGCGGGCTCCAGCCACTCCCACCTCTCGCTGACCGGTGCCCAGCTGGGCCTGGCCACGCTGCAACTGGCGGTCGTGACACCGCTGTTCACCTCGGTGCCCACCAGCTTCCCGATGCTCCCCCTGTTGGCGGTCGCGGCCCTGGGCGTCCTCGGTACCGGGCTCGCCTTCCTGATCCAGTACGACCTGGTCGCCGAGGTCGGCCCGACGACGGCCCAGATGGTCACCTACTTCACCCCGGTCATCGCGACGGCCGCGGGCGTCGCCCTCCTCGGCGAGTCGCTGTCCTGGTCGACCCCGGTCGGCGCGGCCGTCGTCCTCGCCGGCGCGGCGCTGACCCAGTCCCGGCCCAGGACCGACCGGCCCAGGACCGACCGGCCCGGGACCGACCGGTCCGGGACGGACGGGGGCGGGGCCACGCCCGCGTCGGAGACTCGGGGGGCGGCGGGGGTACGTCCGGGCTCGCGGGTCTGAGGACGGCGGGGCCATGGGCGTGCCTCGCAGGACGCACCCGGTGGGAACGGCTCGCCGGATCGCCCACCGTCCGTGCCGGCAGCCACTCGCCTCCGGGTTCGCCGGGGGCGGTTCAACGCGGCCCGGAACGCCCTGCGGCAGTGCGCCCGGAGCGAAAGCACGCCCCACGCTGCCCTGGCACGCCCCGCACACCCCGCACGCCTCACACCCCTCGCACGGCCGAGCGGGGTGGCGCGCGGTGGAACGCGACGCCACCGGACACCCCGCGCCGTCGGGCCCCGGCCAGGCACGCGGACCCCGGCCCAACGGTCGCCCGCCGGACCCGGGGAGCACCTACCGGACGCCCTGCGACGAGACCCACGGCACCGGCGCGATTCACCGCTCCGGCCACTCCAGCCCCTCGGGGCGCACTGGGCACCCAGCCGCCCTGACCGCCGTACGAGCACGGCATCCGGCACCGCGGCCACCGGCGGCGAAGCCGGCACCCGGGCCGGCGCGAACCCCGCCTCAGACGTAGCTCCGCGGTGCCCCCGACCCCGGCCCCGTCGCCGCGGCGACCGCCTCCGCCAGCGGTCCGAGGTCGTCCTCCGCCAGCGTCGAGACCGTGATCCGGATGCCGGGCGGCGCGCCCAGGCGGAAGCGGGCGCCGGGGGCGACCGCCCAGCCGGCGTGCAGGAGCCGGGCGACGGCACCCGTCTCGTCCGGCACCGGGATCCACACGTTCATGCCGCTGCGCCCGTACCCGGCGACCCCGTGTTCCGCGAGGGCACCGAGGAGACCGTCCCTGCGTCGCCCGTACACCCCCGCCACCGCGCGGGCGTCCACCGCGCCGTCGGTCCACAGCCGGGCCACGGCCCGCTGGGTGATGCGGCTGACCCAGCCGGGGCCCAGCCGCTGCCGCCCGCGCACCCGGTCGAGGGTGACGGGGTCCCCGGTGAGCACGGCGAGCCGCAGGTCGGGGCCGCAGGCCTTGGCGGCGGACCGGACGAAGGCCCAGTGGCGGGTCGTACCGGCGAGGGGGTGCAGCGGGAGGTCGACGATGCCGTGGCCGTGGTCGTCCTCGATGAGCAGCGCCCCGGGGTGCTCGCGCAGGACGGACCGCAGCGCACGCGCGCGTGCCGCGCCCACCGCGGCTCCGGTCGGGTTCTGCGCGCGGTCCGTGACCACCAGGGCGCGGGCACCGGCCGCCAGGACCCGGCGCACGTCCTCGGGCAGCGGCCCCTGGTCGTCGACCCCGACGGGGACCGTGCGCAGGCCGAGCGCGGGCACCAGGTCCAGGAGGCTGCCCCAGCCCGGGTCCTCGACGGCGACGGCGTCACCGGGCTTGAGATGGGCCGCGAGGACCCGCTCCATGGCGTCCAGGGAGCCGGACGTCACCGCCACGGGCCCGTCCGGCACCCCGTCGGCGTCCAGTTCGGCCCGCGCGACGCGGGCCAGCTCCGGGTCCACGGGCGCGTGCCCGTACAGCACCGGTTCGCGGTCGCCCTGTGCGGCCGCCACGGCGAACACGGGCCCCAGCGCGGGCAGCAACGCCGGGTCCGGATTGCCGTCGGACACGTCGCGGACGCCCGCGGGCACGTCGACGCGGATGAACTCCCGCCCGGTGGTCGCCGGTTTCGCGCGCACCCGGCTGCCCCGCCGCCCGGCCGTCTCGATGACCCCGCGTTCGCGCAGGGTGCGGTAGGCGGCGGCGACGGTGTTCGGGTTCACCCCGAGCCGCTGCGCCAACTCCCGCATCGGGGGCAGGGGTTGCCCCGGTTCCAGCTCTCCCGAGCCCACCGCGCGCTCGACGCTCGCGGAAATCTCCGCTGCGCCCCGCCCTGTGATCCGATACTCTCCTAGCACAAAGTCGATTATGCACTAGTGCAATGGAGATCGCCATGCAGGGGACCACGGGGACGCCGGCGCAGCCCGGCGGCACCTACCCGCCCACCGACCGCACCGTCCCCACCCGCTCCCCCGAGCGGGCCGGGTACGACAAGGAGCTGGTGCACGCGATACTCGACGAGGGGTACGTCTGCCATCTCGGCTTCGTCCGCGACGGCGCCCCGGTGGTCCTGCCGACGCTCTACGGCCGGGTGGGCGAGCGGCTCTACGTGCACGGCTCCACGGGTTCACGCCCGCTGCGGATGACGGGCGCGGCCGACCCGGGTCTGCCGGTGTGCCTGACCGTGACGCATGTGGACGCTCTGGTGCTGGCCCGCTCGGCCTTCCACCACTCGATCAACTACCGGTCGGTGGTGGTGCACGGCACGGCGTACGAGGTGACGGATCCCGAGGAGCGGCGCACGGCCCTGGACGCCCTGGTCGACCACGTCGTCCCGGGCCGCTCCCGCGACTCGCGGCCGGCCAACAAGAAGGAGCTGGCCGCCACCGCCGTGATCCGCCTCGACCTGAACGAGGTCTCCGCCAAGCTCCGCACCGGCGGGGTGAACGACGAACCGGAGGACCTCGCCCTCCCGCACTGGGCCGGTCTCGTCCCGTTGCGCAAGGGGTACGACGCTCCGGTCGCCGACCCGGCCCTGACGCCCGGCACGGCGCTGCCGGACTACCTTTCGGCCGGGTGACACCGGCCCGCGCGGGCGGCGCGGGGCCCGAGGAGGCCTCCGCCGTCGCGCGGGCTCCCGTCGTCACGCGGGCGCCGGCCGCGTCCGCGCCTCCCGCGCCGCCCGTGTCTCCGCCACCGCGAGCCCCGCGACCGAGCCGAGCATCAGCAGCGTGCCGGCCAGGGTCGCCGCCGTGAGGTGCTCGCCGAGCAGCAGGACGGCGAGCGCGGCCGCGCTGACCGGCTCCAGGAGCATGATCACGGAGACGGTCGCGGACCGGACGACGGCCGCGCCGGCGAAGTAGAGCCCGTAGGCGAGCGCGGTCGGGACGGCCGCGACGTAGGCGAGGAGCCACAGGAGCCGGACCGGTTCGGCGGTGTGCGGCAGCAGGCCCTCGGCCAGGGCGAGCGGCAGCAGGCACAGGCTCGTGACGGCGAACGCCCCCACGGACGTACCGGCCGCGTCGGCCCCGCCGTCCCGGCCCCACCATCGGGTGAGCAGCGTCATCACCGAGTACCCGGCGGCGGACAGCAGCGCGAGGAGCACACCCGACAGCCGGACGGTGGCACTCCCGCCACCGAGGACGAGCACCAGGAGCCCGGCGAGGGCCCCGGCCACGGCGGCGGCACCCGCCGCTCCCAGATGCTCACCGAGGGCGAGGCGCGCACCGAGGGCGATCAGTACGGGCCCCGCACCGAGGGTGACCACCGTGGCCACGGCGAGTCCGGTGGACTGCACGGCGGCGAAGTAGGCGGTCTGGAACACCGCGAGCCCGATACCGGTGACGACGGCCCGCAGCGACTTGCGGGCGAGCGGTTCGCGGACCGCGGGGCGCACCCGCGGGCGCAGCGGGCGGACGGCGAGCAGCAGCACGAGCCCCACCGCGCAGCGCCAGAACGACAGGGCGACGGGCCCCATGTCGCTGGCGCGGTAGACCAGCGAGGCGGCGGCACCGGCGGTGCCCCAGGCCACACCGGCGACGATCAGACAGAGCAGGCCACGCCCTACGGGCAGGCCGGAGACGGCATTCGACACGAGTTCTCTCCGCAGACGCGCACGAGGCGCGGAAGTTCGGGGCGGCCCGGAACGACCGGGGCGCGAGGACTTCGTCTGCGGGCAGCACCGTCCGGCCCGGCGACAGTGCGCCGGGCTCGCTACAGGGCCCGCCTCAGGCGGCCGGAGGCGGGAGGACGAGCGCGTCGGAATGCATGAACCGCACCCTAGGTCGGCGTCCCCCGGCTCGACAACTCCCTTTCGGGACCGCCACCGGCCACCGGGTCCGCGGAGCCCTTCGCCGGGGTCGAGGACTGGGCGATGAAGGCGCCCGCCAGCACCACGACGCCGCCGACGACCTGCGGGGCGGAGAGGTGCTCGCCCAGCAGCACCCACGCCAGGACGGTCGCGATGACCGCTTCCAGGCAGGCCACGACCCCGGCGACCTGCGGCGACAGCCGACGCACGGCCACGATCCCGGTGACGTAGGCGAGCACCGTGGCGATGAGCACGATCCAGGCCAGCAGCAGGGCGGCGGCGACGGGCGTGCCGTCCATGGGGGCCGTGCCGGCGAGGACGGACCAGTCCATCGACCAGGGGCGGGCAACGACGGTGAGCACGGCGGCGCCGACGAGCAGGCCGTAGGCGATGACGCCGAGCGGGTCGGGCGCCTCCTCGCCGGCGTCGCTGCCCTGGTCGGACAGGACGAAGTAGCCGACCTGGCAGCACGCGGCACCGAGGGCGAGCAGCAGTCCGAGGGCGTCGAATCCCAGCCCCGACCAGACCTCGACCACGCAGGCGAGTCCGCCGACGGCCAGGACCACACCGAGCGCAGCGGCCCGCGTGACCGGCCGCCGCTGCACGAACCGCACCCAGCCGAGGACCAGGGCCGGAGCCAGATACTCGACCAGCAGCGCGACGCCGACGGGGATGCGCGAGATGGCGGCGAAGTAGCAGGCCTGCACACCGGCCACGGCGAACAGCCCGTATCCGGCGACCAGCGCGGGGCGGCGGCGCGGCAGGGCGCGGTGGCGCACGGCGAGCGGCAGCATCACCAGGGCCGCGCCGGCGACGCGCAGCCAGACCACGTGGAGCGGATCGAGTCCGGCCTCGATCAGCGGTTTGGCCGCGACTCCGGAACCTCCGAAGGCGACCGCGGAGGCCAGTGCCAGGCCGAGCCCGGTGCCCTTGCCGCGGCTGCCGCGGACGTTGTCAGACGTATGCACCGGCACATGATGACAGGGGTCGACATGACCGTCACCCCCGATGACACCTGTCTCGCCGGCTGGACGGCGCAGTGGCGCACGCGCGGGAGGTACGCGGGAGGGAGAGGGAAGGGACGCGGGAGGGGACCAGGACGTGCTCAGGGCGTCGGCTCGAAGTGGCTCTCCACTCGGGCGAGCACGGTGTGCGGCTCGACGGCGGCGCGGGCCAGCACCTCGGCGGCGCGCGTCCGCGGGTCCGCGACCAGGGCGGCGAGCAGGTCCGGGCCACCGGCCCGGACCGCCCCGCGCCGGGCCGCCCGTGCGCACGCGTCCTCCATGGCCGCCGCGGCGGGCGGCGAGAACCCGGCGGCTCCGGTCACGACGGGTACGGCGCCGGAGTCCTCGACGGAGCTCTGCCAGCGCAGGCCGTAGCCGATGCTGCGCTGCACGAGGTAGCCGAGGACGCGGACGACCCGCGGGCCGTCCCCGAGCAGCTCGCGGGAGTCCGCGTCGCATTCGAGGAGCGAGTGCAGCAGATGGGCCGTGTCGATCTGCCGGTCCCCGTCCCGCACCGCCCGGCGGCGGGCGCCGGAGACCGCGGAGGCCAGTTCCACGCCGAACCGGTCCTCGAGGTCGGTGCCGTCCGGCCACCGGCCGCCTTGCTCGCCGGCCGACTGCCGGGGGATACGGGGTTGCACATCCCCAGCTCATCAGTCCCACGGAGCCCGGTCATCCCCGAAGGGAAGCATTTCGCCGTCCCACGCCGAGTGGACCCGCCCGGACAGATCTCCTCCTTGCGGATGAGATCAGGCCGTTTCGGCCCGGCGGGCGCGCGCCGTCTTGCCACACGCCCCCCGGGGCAACCGAAACGTGTCCCCGCGGGTCGAACAGGGGCATGAGGAGCAGGTGCTGGCTCGTGGCGCTGCCCGCCGTCGACGGCAGGCAGTACGTGTACCGGGTGGACGCCCCCGCGGAGGCGCTGCTCGCCGACCTGTTCTGGGAGGCGTGGCACTGCCACGACGAGAGCGCCTTCCCGCGCGCGTGGGACGTCTTCGACACGGCGGTGATACGGCGGGTCGACTGAACGCCCCGCGAACGCCCTGCCGGGCACGAGCACCCGGGACGCGAAGGTGCCCCGCGGATCCGCTCCGCGGGGCACCGTCGTCCTCGTCCGCAGCGGTGCTCGCCTGCGTCAGTCCTCGTCGGCGAGGATCAGGTACAACTTCTTGCGGGCGTCGCCGATGACGGCGAGCGCCTTCTCCCGCTGTTCCTTGCTGCCGGTCTTCCAGACCTGGCCGAAGGCCTCCATCAGTCCGAATCCGGCCTGCCGGATGTCATTGAGGGCCTCCCAGTCGACGCCTCGCGAGGCCTCCTCCCAGGGCGCCTCCGGGCCTTCCTCGGCCGCGGTGCGGCCCGCCTCGGTGAGTGCGAAGAGCTTCTTGCCGCCCTCGCTCTCGCTGGCGATCAGCCCCTCGTCCTCCAGCAGCTGGAGGGTGGGGTACACCGAACCGGGGCTGGGCTTCCACGCCCCGCCGCTGCGCTCGGCGATCTCCTGGATCATCTCGTAGCCGTGCATCGGCCGGTCCTTCAGGAGGGCCAGGATCGAGGCGCGTACGTCGCCCCGCCGTGCCCTTCCCCTCGGTCCGCCGCGCCCTCGGCCGCCCCAGGGGCCACCGTGCCCGAAGCCGGGTCCGAAGGGACCGCCGGGGCCGCCGCCGGGACCACCCGGCCCGAAGGGGCCGAACGCCGCACGCCGGCCGTCGAAGCCGCCTCGCCCGAAGGGGCCGCCCTCTCCGTGGCCGGGGCCGTGTCCACCGTGTCCATGCTCGTATCCGTGGTTACGCATCGCCATCACTCCATTCAGTCGTTGATCTGTCGCGATGCCTCAACGATATATCGGAAGAGGTTCCGTGGCAAGGCCTGCCGACCGGGTCGGGTGCCGGCGGTCAGCCGCCTCCGCATGCCGGCACGCGGAGGCGGCCGTCCTGGACCTCGGCGATCCGGTCGGCTGCGGTGAGGTGGGTGCGGTCGTGGGTGACCAGAACGGTGGCGCTCGCCCGCTGGTGGGTGAGGCGGGTGATCAGTGCGATGACGGCGGCGCCGCGCTCGTGGTCGAGGGCACTCGTGGGTTCGTCGACCAGGAGGACGGTGGGGTCGTTCATCAGGGCCCGGGCCAGGGCGACGCGCTGGCGCTGGCCGCCGGAGAGCTGATGGGGACGGCGGCCCGCCTGTCCGGCCAGCCCGACCGCGTCGAGGAGCTCCATCGCCCGGCCCCGGGCGGCGCGCGGCCTGCGGCCGTCGATCCGGGCCATCACCTGCAGTTGTTCGACGGCGGTGAGGGAAGGAAGCAGGTTGGGCTGCTGGAAGACGATGCCGATCCGGTGGCGGCGCAGTGCGGTCAGCTCGCCGCGGCTCAGGCCGGTGGTGGGGGTGCCGTCGACGGTGACGGTCCCGGCGTCGGGCGTGATGAGCGTGGCGGCGACGGCCAGCAGACTGGACTTGCCGGAGCCGGAGGGTCCGACCACGGCGGTCAGGCTGCCCCTGGGGACCTCCAGGCTGACCCGGTCGAGCGCGGTCAGGCGCTCCCCGCCGTCGGGGTAGGTGAGGGTGACGTCGGTCAGGTGCAGGCTCATCGGGCGCTCCCCAGGGCGGTCAGCGGGTCGACGGAGGTGATCCGGCGGATGGACAGGGCGGCTCCGAGCGCGCCGAGGAGGACCATCACGGCGGCCGGGAGGAGCACGGTCGCGGGAGTGAGGAGGAACGGCACGGACGAGCCCGCGGCGAGGGCTCCGAGGGCCGCGGCGGCGCCGGTGCCGAGCAGGGTGCCGCCGACCAGCAGGACGACGGCCTGTCCGAGGGCGTCCTTGAGGAGACCGGCCGTGGAGGCGCCGAGCGCCTTGAGGACGGCGACGTCACCGCTGCGCTGAATGGTCCACACGGTGAAGAAGGCGCCGACGACGAGCGCGGAGATGGCGAACAGGAAGCCGCGCATCAGCTGCAGGGAGCCGTTCTCGGAGGTGTAGGAGCCGATCGCGGACAGCGAGTCGGCGGTGGCGACGGTTGTGGTGCCGGCCTTCTCGTCGACGGCCGCCAGGTCGGCCTCCGAGGTGGTGTGCAGCGCGATGACCGTGGCAGTGGGTCCGTCCTCGCCACCACCGGCGTTCGCGCCGTCGCCGCCGGTGGGAGGCGCGGCCTTCCGCCACACGTCCAGGCTGGTCCAGACGACCGGGGTGTGGCTGAAGAAGGCGTCCCCGCGCACCGCGGCCACCCTCAGCCGCTGCCCGGCCAGGGCGAAGAAGTCGCCGCGCCGCACTCCGAGATCGTCGGCGGCCGTGGTGGACAGCACCGCCGCGCGGTCGTCGATTCCGCCGCCGTCGGGGGCGAGGCGGGAACCCGGCCGCACGCCGAAGGCGGAGACGCCGGCGCTCCGGTCCCCCGCGGTGGCCTTGGTGGTCGTGATGCCGAGCGGTTCGGCGCCCTCGACGCCGGGGGCCTC from Streptomyces sp. CB09001 includes the following:
- a CDS encoding aminopeptidase P family protein produces the protein MANRRKNSLYPTLSAELSALMRTGWADTERHDLPPAEQAPYAALRRAALSARFPGERLVVPSGNLKVRSNDDTYPFRPYSGYVHMTGDQARDGALVLEPRAEGGHDAYCYQLPRDGRDDDEFWTGAHAELWTGRRRSLAESERVLGLPCRDVRTAAADLAAVSDVRTRVVRGVDPALEAAVTTDEERDAELEDALSDLRLVKDAWELGELRAAVDSTVRGFTDVVGELSRAVASSERWLEGTFFRRARLEGNAVGYGTICAAGEHATIMHWTDNDGPVRPGDLLLLDAGVETRSLYTADVTRTLPISGTFTPLQREVYDAVYEAQEAGIATVKPGAAYRDFHGAAQRHLAARLVEWGFIEGPAERAYELGLQRRFTMAGTGHMLGLDVHDCARARTEEYVEGVLEPGMCLTVEPGLYFQADDLTVPEEWRGIGVRIEDDLVVTADGNENLSAGLPRSADEVEAWMARFAG
- a CDS encoding LuxR family transcriptional regulator, with product MANEKLGESLRVLGLDPTAGRLYLALLELSPAPLEAIGAATGLSGARLSAAYATLADTGLASAAAGDADVVAPVPPAAGLEVLARHRAAELEESRIAVGGAFESFRRRRLAAYNDGLVEVVTGEDVGPRMRHAWASAREQIRQFESPPYVHLAGATDDALATLARGVTQRVVYAREALERPGQLENVIEPCVEAGEQARVLPSVPVKLLIIDEAFALVSLSIKDADVHNTMLVVQPCGLLSALAALFEQTWRDAVPLHGLAARPAGLPPADRRLLRLLAGGATDELAARELGISRRTLFRRLQVLMARLGAANRFQLALQAQRAGWL
- a CDS encoding Rieske (2Fe-2S) protein, which gives rise to MTSASFHPAAGPARRTVVAAAGAAGLTAVLAACGGSDDDASGDTGGAPSGSPSQEAGGGGSGGGENAGAGAALAATADIPEGGGKVFPDQKVVVTQPAAGDFKAFSATCTHQGCAVKSVADGLINCPCHNSSFSITDGSVQGGPAPKPLPAVQITVSGDSIRLAG
- a CDS encoding pyridoxamine 5'-phosphate oxidase family protein, with translation MTVTQRRGRRIMMTPGELEAFLTTQRTCRVATVSADGAPHVSTLWFVWDGASMWLYSVVRSRRWTDLRRDPRVAIVVDTGEEYDELRGVELSGRVAFVGEAPRTGELCAELDFPETLFARKNFGLQEMPHDGRHAWLRLTPETVVSWDFRKLAPV
- a CDS encoding LysR family transcriptional regulator, translating into MLNLERLRTLDALARHGSVSGAAAGLHITTSAVSQQMAKLEREAGQRLLAKNGRGVRLTDAGRLLAEHAARILSQVELAQADLEAQRGQVAGELRLSAFPTAARGLFPAALAALRAEHPALRIRSSELEPERGINGVVRGDLDLAVVLDWYNKPMPLPDGLVKAPLLDDPADVALPVGHRLAGRDEVDLAEFAEDEWITWGEGEFCHEWLMFTLRSKGIEPIVGHRAAETHTQLGLVAAGLGVCIAPLLGRHPMPASVVTVPLKQRVRRHVYVVWRADADRRPSIRAAVDALRATAREVGEAG
- a CDS encoding DMT family transporter, translating into MSCVPSPSAPSPARRVLDWRLRFGLLSLVWGFSFLFMKVGTESFAPFQVTLGRLVFGTAVVAAAMAVKRERLPRGTWTWVHLTVAGFLLNALPFSLFAFSELTIPSSLAGICNATSPLWGMALSLVALSEDRPTRRRVAGLGIGFLGVLTVLGVWQGFHGLDVTGTALALLASLSYPVGWIYVRRTLAGSSHSHLSLTGAQLGLATLQLAVVTPLFTSVPTSFPMLPLLAVAALGVLGTGLAFLIQYDLVAEVGPTTAQMVTYFTPVIATAAGVALLGESLSWSTPVGAAVVLAGAALTQSRPRTDRPRTDRPGTDRSGTDGGGATPASETRGAAGVRPGSRV
- a CDS encoding aminotransferase class I/II-fold pyridoxal phosphate-dependent enzyme, producing the protein MLGEYRITGRGAAEISASVERAVGSGELEPGQPLPPMRELAQRLGVNPNTVAAAYRTLRERGVIETAGRRGSRVRAKPATTGREFIRVDVPAGVRDVSDGNPDPALLPALGPVFAVAAAQGDREPVLYGHAPVDPELARVARAELDADGVPDGPVAVTSGSLDAMERVLAAHLKPGDAVAVEDPGWGSLLDLVPALGLRTVPVGVDDQGPLPEDVRRVLAAGARALVVTDRAQNPTGAAVGAARARALRSVLREHPGALLIEDDHGHGIVDLPLHPLAGTTRHWAFVRSAAKACGPDLRLAVLTGDPVTLDRVRGRQRLGPGWVSRITQRAVARLWTDGAVDARAVAGVYGRRRDGLLGALAEHGVAGYGRSGMNVWIPVPDETGAVARLLHAGWAVAPGARFRLGAPPGIRITVSTLAEDDLGPLAEAVAAATGPGSGAPRSYV